The Nicotiana tabacum cultivar K326 chromosome 14, ASM71507v2, whole genome shotgun sequence genome contains a region encoding:
- the LOC107785572 gene encoding uncharacterized protein LOC107785572 translates to MAIGVFCGVVPFIFRRKPSEFKEEDTRKTRRLHTRVIKKLPSILVSKKYKAAKGSKVRNSCGVKTPKAATLHNSSVAKTTKSPTFHNSCGVASNFRIMTDIRNKILSLRDLLDLSPCDGSESANELLISTLIDLHKLYPSINPDFSLAKIDGAAIHEKVRCFCDILKSIGQMWTGNDEWMIKCKENSCSKLNDFEYVSALLEDIIKLASERMIEMTDEDEDDDEDEYEDIEDDQTRDRSPSPDAFEEDIEDDQTRERSPSPDIFEKDFSECYSSNNSSLSSSPTSILPEIITNASKKNAKASIAAPLRLSLKVQAVGKKNPIEVKHLSFHMFPNVNQDSNIEAKQDFEYSQDCEIVDLPEILLTNLENLSENSGIYWTGASNGQPVQARVTFDVFLPPSSISKLQSNVAEQAAVPPSPYILSPKLIESQGPTTPAPDSTLSPESEELKPSSQAAQPTTSGNSVTLGNSVTPPPPPPPTTSKNRAVPPPPSPPPRKSEIVHSFPPPLSPHKGLRGMVTSHPLPPRESNGATPAPAPPSPKPIGKVAVPPPPPMPMGKRATPPPSPPPPMPMKKGGAPPPPPPVFAGAKNLRLKKAATKLKRSSQMGNLYRSLKGKVEGSSLDGKSKGGKGKFSAASKGGKPGMADALAEMTRRSAYFQQIEEDVKNHAKTVMEMKKAIASFHTSDMSELIRFHNYVEFHLEKLTDESQVLARFEDFPFKKLEALRTAATLYSKLDSIVCTLQSWQPASPVSQHLARAERYFNKIKGDVDSLERTKDEESKKLKTHKIHFDFSILVRIKELMVDVSSNCMELAIKEKREAMSREKDGAAQTNEGREKESAQLLWKAFQFAFRVYTFAGGHDERAEKLTKELAEEIETGLHR, encoded by the exons ATGGCAATTGGTGTATTCTGTGGTGTGGTTCCTTTTATATTCCGCAGGAAGCCTTCTGAGTTTAAg GAAGAAGACACACGTAAGACAAGGAGATTACATACTAGAGTAATAAAGAAATTACCTTCTATATTAGTATCAAAAAAATATAAAGCAGCCAAAGGTTCCAAAGTACGCAATTCATGTGGGGTGAAAACACCAAAAGCTGCAACTTTGCACAATTCAAGTGtggcaaaaacaacaaaaagtcCAACTTTTCATAATTCATGTGGAGTAGCCAGCAACTTCAGAATAATGACAGATATAAGAAACAAGATCCTCTCCTTAAGAGACTTGCTTGATCTTTCTCCTTGTGATGGCTCTGAATCTGCAAATGAG CTGCTGATATCAACTCTGATTGATCTACATAAACTGTATCCTTCGATCAACCCGGATTTTTCATTGGCAAAAATTGATGGAGCAGCAATACATGAG AAAGTGCGATGCTTTTGTGATATATTGAAATCAATCGGGCAAATGTGGACTGGAAATGATGAGTGGATGATCAAATGCAAAGAGAACTCATGCAGTAAACTAAATGATTTTGAATATG TATCGGCATTGCTCGAAGACATTATTAAGCTAGCTAGTGAAAGGATGATAGAAATGACGGATGAGGATGAGGATGACGATGAGGACGAGTACGAGGATATTGAGGATGATCAGACCAGAGATAGAAGTCCTTCACCTGATGCATTTGAGGAGGATATTGAGGATGATCAGACCAGAGAAAGAAGTCCTTCCCCTGATAtatttgaaaaggatttttccgaGTGTTATTCAAGCAACAATTCTTCTCTTTCGAGCTCTCCAACTTCAATCCTCCCTGAGATAATAACCAATGCTTCAAAGAAGAATGCAAAGGCTTCTATCGCCGCCCCTCTTCGCCTATCACTCAAGGTTCAAGCAGTTGGAAAGAAGAATCCAATTGAGGTAAAGCACCTGTCGTTCCACATGTTTCCCAATGTAAATCAAGATTCAAATATAGAAGCAAAGCAAGATTTTGAATATAGTCAAGATTGTGAAATAGTGGACTTGCCAGAGATTCTACTGACTAACCTGGAGAATTTATCAGAAAATAGTGGAATATATTGGACTGGTGCATCAAATGGTCAACCAGTGCAAGCTCGTGTTACATTTGATGTGTTTTTACCTCCATCTTCAATTTCTAAGTTGCAATCAAATGTAGCAGAACAGGCAGCAGTGCCACCTTCTCCATACATTTTATCACCAAAACTTATAGAATCACAGGGACCAACAACACCTGCACCCGATTCCACGCTCTCACCAGAGAGCGAGGAATTAAAACCATCGTCACAAGCAGCCCAACCTACTACATCAGGAAACAGCGTCACATTAGGAAACAGCGTAACACCTCCACCTCCGCCTCCTCCCACTACATCAAAAAATAGAGCAGTGCCTCCCCCTCCGTCGCCGCCTCCCAGGAAATCAGAAATAGTACATTCATTTCCACCTCCACTTTCACCTCACAAAGGATTAAGGGGTATGGTAACCTCACATCCACTTCCACCAAGGGAATCAAATGGAGCAACACCAGCGCCAGCACCACCTTCGCCGAAGCCAATTGGAAAGGTAGCtgtaccaccaccaccaccaatgCCAATGGGAAAGAGAGCTACACCTCCACCATCACCACCTCCACCTATGCCAATGAAAAAGGGAGGtgcaccaccaccaccaccgccAGTGTTTGCAGGTGCAAAAAATCTACGACTTAAGAAAGCAGCTACTAAACTGAAAAGATCATCCCAAATGGGAAATCTTTATCGATCTCTTAAAGGAAAAGTTGAAGGATCTAGTTTAGATGGTAAATCAAAAGGGGGAAAGGGAAAATTTAGTGCCGCCTCAAAAGGAGGTAAACCAGGAATGGCTGATGCATTAGCTGAGATGACAAGGAG GTCAGCATATTTCCAACAAATTGAAGAggatgttaaaaatcatgctaaAACAGTCATGGAGATGAAGAAGGCCATTGCTTCTTTCCATACATCAGATATGTCTGAGCTCATTAGATTCCACAATTATGTGGAATTCCACCTTGAGAAACTAACAGACGAATCTCAG GTGCTAGCAAGATTTGAAGATTTTCCTTTTAAGAAGTTGGAAGCGTTGAGGACGGCAGCAACTCTCTATTCCAAGTTAGATTCAATAGTCTGTACTTTACAGAGTTGGCAACCGGCCTCGCCTGTTAGCCAACATCTTGCTAGAGCTGAGAGGTACTTCAACAAG ATAAAAGGAGACGTGGACTCTCTGGAAAGGACAAAAGATGAAGAATCCAAGAAACTAAAAACCCATAAAATCCATTTTGATTTCAGCATACTAGTGCGCATCAAAGAATTGATGGTCGATGTTTCCTCAAACTGTATGGAACTGGCAATAAAG GAAAAGAGAGAAGCAATGTCAAGGGAAAAAGATGGAGCTGCACAAACAAATGAAGGGAGAGAAAAGGAATCAGCTCAACTGCTTTGGAAGGCCTTTCAGTTTGCATTTAGAGTCTATACTTTTGCTGGTGGGCATGATGAGAGAGCAGAAAAGTTGACAAAAGAATTGGCTGAAGAAATCGAGACAGGCCTTCATCGTTAG